A window of the Anthonomus grandis grandis chromosome 9, icAntGran1.3, whole genome shotgun sequence genome harbors these coding sequences:
- the LOC126740462 gene encoding enhancer of rudimentary homolog has product MSHTILLVQPGANPETRTYSDYESVNDCMEGVCRIYEEHLKRRNPNTPTITYDISQLFDFVDQLSDLSCLVYQKSTNTYAPYNKDWIKEKIYILLRQAAGHTDYNF; this is encoded by the exons ATG TCTCATACAATCTTATTGGTTCAACCAGGAGCAAACCCAGAAACAAGAACATATTCTGACTATGAATCTGTCAATGACTGCATGGAAGGAGTATGCAGGATATATGAAGAACATCTAAAAAGAAGAAATCCAAATACACCAACTATCACTTATGATATCTCCCAGCTTTTTGATTTTGTTGATCAG ctTTCAGACCTGAGCTGCTTAGTATACCAGAAATCAACAAACACATATGCTCCCTACAACAAAGactggataaaagaaaaaatctacaTTTTGCTTCGACAGGCTGCTGGCCATactgattataatttttaa
- the LOC126740363 gene encoding NADH-cytochrome b5 reductase-like produces the protein MIMQEPVKPSESDCCGSGCNPCILDVYEEQLKKYNASKNQELKNSFNTCLSPTTFSLFKLIDVKKHTKDCNLNTFRFIQFQNSSLEHNIDQLSVQYEPGQYLLLKGEVQGDIFQKAYTPLYVEDLDQHCFTILVKLYNNGRMSKLFKELTIGSKTLWRGPYGKFKIDYKCKHILFIAQGTGIAPFYTIISKMLLNEDCLSFLTLYFCCDQDNILLRDELYKLRDYWNFSYELFISKLNMQAFTKKYHEVVKGSRLGIADIKQFLNKVMLQKNSPVMSCLMI, from the exons ATGATCATGCAAGAACCAGTAAAACCCAGTGAATCAGACTGTTGTGGCTCGGGCTGTAATCCCTGCATATTAGATGTTTATGAAGAGCAGTTGAAGAAATACAATGCCTCAAAAAACCAAGAACTAAAGAATTCCTTTAATACCTGCTTATCTCCTACAACTTTTAGCTTATTTAAGTTAATAGATGTTAAAAAGCATACCAAAGattgtaatttaaatacattCAGATTTATACAGTTTCAAAACTCAAGTCTTGAACACAACATTGATCAGTTGTCTGTTCAATATGAACCAGGTCagtatttgttattaaaaggAGAAGTACAAGgggatatttttcaaaaagcataTACTCCATTGTATGTAGAGGACCTAGACCAACACTGCTTCACCATATTAGTAAAGTTATATAATAATGGCCGAATGTCAAAGCTTTTTAAGGAATTAACCATAGGTTCTAAGACCTTATGGCGGGGACCCTATGGCAAATTCAAAATCGATTATAAATGTAAACATATACTATTTATTGCCCAAGGAACAGGCATTGCCCCATTTTATACAATTATATCAAAGATGTTACTAAATGAGGATTGTTTgagttttttaactttatatttcTGTTGTGACCAAGACAATATATTGCTTAGAGATGAATTATATAAATTGAGAGATTATTGGAATTTTAGTTATGAGCTATTTATTTCGAAGTTAAATATGCAAgcatttactaaaaaataccATGAAGTTGTAAAAGGTTCTCGACTAGGGATCGCTGATATTaaacagtttttgaataaagtaaTGCTTCAGAAAAAT agtccTGTAATGTCATGTCTgatgatataa